One window of Triticum dicoccoides isolate Atlit2015 ecotype Zavitan chromosome 5A, WEW_v2.0, whole genome shotgun sequence genomic DNA carries:
- the LOC119298551 gene encoding protein C2-DOMAIN ABA-RELATED 8-like — MASEPVIGKLSVRVVRGHNLIVADPLTHTSDPYVVLCYGSQKVKTSVQKKNVNPLWNDVLVLPVTDLTKPVKLEVFDADTFTADDSMGVAEFTVTDIYDAAKLDLKHASDGTRIKTIYPVGTNYLGGESHVSWKNGKVVQDLILKLKNVGSGSVVLQLEWVHVPGVAL; from the exons ATGGCTTCGGAGCCGGTGATCGGGAAGCTCAGCGTCCGCGTTGTCCGAGGCCACAACCTCATCGTTGCCGACCCACTCACGCACACCAGCGACCCCTACGTCGTCCTCTGCTACGGCTCCCAG AAGGTGAAGACTAGCGTTCAGAAGAAAAATGTCAATCCTCTATGGAATGACGTATTGGTGCTCCCTGTCACAGATCTTACAAAGCCAGTCAAACTT GAGGTTTTTGATGCGGACACATTCACAGCGGATGACAGCATGGGAGTGGCAGAGTTCACCGTAACTGATATCTATGACGCCGCGAAGCTGGATCTAAAGCATGCCTCTGATGGAACCAGGATCAAGACGATCTACCCGGTTGGCACAAACTACCTTGGCGGCGAGAGCCACGTGTCGTGGAAGAATGGCAAGGTCGTCCAAGACTTGATTCTGAAGCTGAAGAACGTCGGCAGTGGCTCTGTCGTGCTGCAGCTGGAATGGGTCCATGTCCCTGGTGTTGCGCTTTAA